CACCCTTTGAAATGGGGTGAGGGTTCCCCAATTTATAAAAAAATGGAAGAAGACTATAATTTAGCCCTTTGGGCTACAACATAAAATGAGAAGCATCATGATTCTCTTTACTGTTGATCCTAAAGGCAGCATGAGTGAGGCGATCCTTACACTAAACATAGCCTGCCCGGTAACTGAGCATAACATAAAACCCAACACGCTTGTTCAGAAGGTGTATTAAGGGAATGTTTGCAATATATGTCAATGGTATATTTGATTTTATGGAACATGGATATATGAAATAATAATATAAAAACAAAAAATTCATACTATGATTTATTGTGTTTGATTGATTGTTGTAAAATATTTGAAATTGCATAACAGGACAAGCATGTTTGCATATCAAGGTGACCTTTTTCTCATGTATGTTGCATGCTGAGGTGGTAcatttgcatgttgagagaaatatgttAGTGTGGGGTGGCTATTTAGATATTAAGATTAACATGAAATTAAACTTAAGTAAAAAGGCATGCCAAATATATGGAAACAATCCAAACAAAGGCCAATAATTTGGACATGACCAAAATATTGGTAGGTAAGTTTATCACCATCCAAACATATCCTAAGAATAAAACACTACCAATGAACATACAATGGCAGATCCAATAGCCTATAGCTGCATTACGATTTGAATCAGGATGCATTTCCTGCATCCAAATACTTTCCAGCGTCTAAAAGTCATGCATTCAAAAGCTTTCGAGCATCTGAAGCACTCCATTTTTACAAACCCATTTCTGTTGTCAGAACAACATAGCTTGCCAAAGCTCACCATGGATTAAAAACTTATTTACTATTATGAATAATATATCTCACATAAAAAAATACATATACTGATAGCCATACAAGGGAGAGACAAAAAGGGCGGAAATCGACAAAATTTATGAACTAATCACCAAAGGTTTAGCAAGTAGTATCAGACATGGCTGCTGCTGAACTGTAGCAGCTTATTTCCAAGACAACAAGGAATTACAGCTGGAAGTGGCAAAAGCCATTTCTTATAATACCTCCCAAAGAAATGAACAGATAGTACAAAGTTGCCATCATATGCAGGGCTGACTCATCAACCTTTAGTTCTTCACAGTGGTGACGTGCCTCAGAAGCATCTGAATCACCTCTGGAGAGATGTTTGCTGCCTGCTGCTTGAGCTGCTCAATCTTTACGTTTGTCTCTTGCTCAAGGCGTTTGACGTTTGCGCCAGAGTCACCGCTGGTCTGGAAGTGGAAATGATCAGAAGCCCTGTTATTATCTTATATAAACGAACAGATTGAATGTGCAGATGCGCGGTACATACCTCGGTGAGCTTCCTCTGGAAATCAGCCTCCATTTGTGCACGGTACTCAGCTATTTCTCTCTCAGCCTCTTCTTTGGCTTGCCTAAGCCTCGCCGTTTTAGCTGACAGAGACATCAGATTTCAGTTCATAGACAGAAGTAGATAGGAGTAATTTAATTTCAGCTTCGCAGTGAACAATAATATTCATAGAAGTTCAAATATTTCTATGGTACTCCCTCCGCTCCTAagtatgtctttttagagattccaatgcggactacatacggagcaaaatgagtgagtctacactctaaaatatgtctatatatatccgtatgtagtccttattgaaatctctaaaaagacttatatttaggccCCGGAACCCAAAGACTTTGATAACCGTAACAGATTTTGCCAACTCAACAATGCAATGCAAACATTTCACTTTCTGTACCCAACAAAAGAAAAGATGACATGGCCTATCAAGTAAGAAAGACAACATTACCACGCAAAGAGTTACACAACGCTAGCAACCATGCTCTGTGCTACAAACCAGATGATGATCTCATAACTCACAATGGAACAACATCTATCATGACTTTAAAGTTCACTTAGTATAGCAGACAAGACATAGCAAATACTCTCTCCGTTCCCTAAAATAAAACCTCTTAGCCATTTCAAAATATTGATTACATACATACTAAAATGAGTGAACATACATACTAAAATGTGTCTAGATACATACGAATCAGGAAAAAGCTAAAAGGCCTTGTGTTCATTAGAAAATGACATTAGATCATGACAAATCCTACAAAAATCGGTGAATGCATCAAAATATAAGTATCCACTGTAGCAAACAGAGCAGACCCTCACAGACTTCATAATGTTCTCACTCCACAATATTATGCTTGATAAATAATTAATTAAGCCAAAAAATAAGAAATTTACCAGCCCTAGCAGCATTTACAATTTGCTGAGCTTCTTGCTCTGCAGCAAGCAATTGCTGGATTCCACTCGGGCGCCTGCTTGAGTCCATGTTTGGGCTGCAGAATGAAGAACAATAATCAACGAAATGCAAATGGGTATGCAATATTGTTACATGGTTAGGAGTCCTAAAACACAGAATGTCACATAACATCCCAAAACTCCTAACAAAAGGGAAGCCTATAGCACTATCCATGCTGTAACCACCTGCAGTTTTACGGACAGAGATAGCTGGAAGAAAAATCGCACAAATCTGCTACTCAGAATACCAAATATCAACATTAGCTGGAGCTACAAAACTACCACAGAAGGCAGTATTTCGCTTCAAGCGGCTTAAACATTCATACGCAATTGCCTGATTCCAGGGCCTGACTACCTTGGAGCAACAAACTAATCAGGTCAATTTAGCGTACATAGCAACAGCCACTGCAGAATAGTTGGATCTACCCAGGCAGGTCTACACAAGCTTACAAGCCAGCTAGATGCCCACACATTACGGACCGCTACCTCAAACTGCAAATCCAGATCAGATCAGCTAAGATCCAGCAACAGAGGCCAGCTACTTGACAAATCAGCGATCCCCGAACACCCTTTGCTTATCCTCAATCGACCGGATCATCAAACAAACAGCGCCCAAATTGCAATAGCGTGAGCGAGCAGGATCGAATCGACGAAACGACCCGGCATCAAGCGCGGCCGATTCCGGCCCAGATCCGCCCAGATCGACGCGACGGGAAAAGAAATCAACGGAAAATCCCCCTGCGGGGAGGCGGATCGAGCTCGTACCTGACGGAGAGAGGCGAGACGACTCGAATCACGTGGAAGACGAGAAGGATCCGTGGGGAAAAGCTATCCTCTGCTGCTCCTCTCGCCGTCGTGGCCCCGACCTTTCCAGACTATTTATTACGGCCGCGCAATTGTATCGTTGTCTTGTGCCGAGcagggccgggccgggccggccgtTTCAGATCCACTCGGTTACGAATTGGGCCTGTTAGCACTAATAAGGCCCAGAGGCGCGGGCAGCAAATAATAATATCTCTTCTCCCAAACCCCCAATCAAAACCCCATCCATTCCGGTTCCACCTCCTCCGCTCGTCTCCTACTCTCCCGCCATGGCCACCGCAgcgcgcgccgtcgccgccgccgcgcgcccggcgCGGCCGGTGCTCCAGCCGCGGCGCCTCCCGTGCCCATCCGCTCGCCCCGCGCGGCCTCGCGTCGGCCGCGCCGTCCGCTGCATGGCGCGGCGGCCCGACGCCTCGTACTCGCCGCTGCGGCCGGGGCAGGGCGGGGACCGCGCGCCCACGGAGATGGCGCCGCTGTTCCCCGGCTGCGACTACGAGCACTGGCTCATCGTCATGGACAAGCCCGGCGGCGAGGGCGCCACCAAGCACCAGATGATCGACTGCTACATCCAGACCCTCGCCAAGGTCGTGGGCAGGTAATCCGCGCGCGTTTGGCTCGATTTCTATCCGTCCCTACCGTGGGTGTTTCGCGGAATGAGGCTAATTTTGGTTTTGTTGTTGGTCGCCGGTGTAGCGAGGAGGAGTCGAAGAAGAGGATCTACAACGTGTCCTGTGAGCGCTACTTTGGGTTTGGGTGCGAGATTGACGAGGAAACGTCCAACAAGCTGGAAGGTATACATCAGCGAAATGCAAACTTTTTTCCATATTTAAGCACACATTGTGATAATTGGATATGAGTGCCATCTTAGGTTTCAGTTTCCAGTTGATGTACAGTCGTATTTCAGTATTCTGTTGTCTAGTTTAATAACATGATTAACACACCCTTTTGCTAACTGCGGGTCAAAACATTTCAAGTGCAAAATGTGTGAATGCCAAGGTCCAAGGATTACATAATACTGAGAAAAGGGCAAGTTGTAACATGCTCATGTTTGTCCCATATTAGTAGAGACTGAATTGTGCTGCACTATTGCAATCTGTGATCCTTTGGTGATGGGTATATTGGTTCATGGACATTGTTTTTTGTTCATGGGTATGCTACTGCACTTTTACCTTCGTTGATGGTGTATCAGGGATTTGATTTCTTGATATTTTGATTCTAGAAGGTTTATTATGTGAAATGTGCTGTAACAGCCTTATGTTTGGCATATACTACTTGTTTGTGGAATGTTCAGTAGCTAATCTGAAGAGAAAGTTTGCTATTGACTAGTGAGTACAGCTTCAGTGTTATGGTATTTATATACTTATCTGCATATGTACATTTGTTTAATGTCAGTAGCTAATATTCAGAGATATTTTGCTGTTGGATATCTGGTGGTTTCATAACCGTTGTTTGTGTTTTCAATATACAGGCCTCCCGGGTGTTCTTTTTGTGCTTCCGGATTCCTATGTTGATGCTGAGAACAAGGACTATGGTGGTAAGATTATTGCTTATGTTCTCTCTATTCCATTGTTTTGGCGTATTTTTCGAATTTTATGCTAGCTGTTGGTAGGCCATACTTTATGATTGTCCTTGAAGTAGAATTGGTCAATCAGATTTGTGATACCTtaatccaaatgacttgattctacTTAATGAGCCACTATCAGTTCTGTGCATTGATGTGCTCACTGCACAGTTTGattcaatatactccctccgtagatacattcgtatgtagacaaatctaagacaagcttTTTTGGACGGAGGTAATAGTTACTACATTACATGATTGAGGAAACCTTATTTAGGAGTATAAAGGTGCATTAATTTATTAGTCAGTGTTAAGGTTATAGTCCTTAAATGATCCTTTTGGAAAGACTGATCCTTCAAACATGATTTGCAT
The window above is part of the Triticum aestivum cultivar Chinese Spring chromosome 2A, IWGSC CS RefSeq v2.1, whole genome shotgun sequence genome. Proteins encoded here:
- the LOC123190289 gene encoding V-type proton ATPase subunit G1, whose amino-acid sequence is MDSSRRPSGIQQLLAAEQEAQQIVNAARAAKTARLRQAKEEAEREIAEYRAQMEADFQRKLTETSGDSGANVKRLEQETNVKIEQLKQQAANISPEVIQMLLRHVTTVKN
- the LOC123190288 gene encoding multiple organellar RNA editing factor 2, chloroplastic, which produces MATAARAVAAAARPARPVLQPRRLPCPSARPARPRVGRAVRCMARRPDASYSPLRPGQGGDRAPTEMAPLFPGCDYEHWLIVMDKPGGEGATKHQMIDCYIQTLAKVVGSEEESKKRIYNVSCERYFGFGCEIDEETSNKLEGLPGVLFVLPDSYVDAENKDYGAELFVNGEIVQRSPERQRRVEPVPQRAQDRPRYSDRTRYVKRRENQAYQR